The following are encoded together in the Peromyscus leucopus breed LL Stock chromosome 1, UCI_PerLeu_2.1, whole genome shotgun sequence genome:
- the LOC114685641 gene encoding LOW QUALITY PROTEIN: delta(14)-sterol reductase LBR-like (The sequence of the model RefSeq protein was modified relative to this genomic sequence to represent the inferred CDS: inserted 3 bases in 2 codons), translating into MPSRKFAEGEVVRGRWPGSSLYYEVEILNHDSKSQLDTVKYKDGTELELKESDVKPLKSFKQRKSGSTSSSPSRCRGSGSRSRSRCPGRAPKGSRRTASASHQADIKEKEAGREILQVKLTPLVLKPFGKSIHVYNGEPEHMERNDISHKNKQERIILSPEGSYIATQYSLGPRREEAKVKEVESKEQKLVTRGPAPLETFQVTTPQRKDLEFGGVPGAFLIMPGLPAVLFLLLLLQRRQKDSSLLTFPPPLPALDELWETRVCGIYLLWFFVQALFYLLPIGKAIAGTPLVDGRRLKYRLNGFYAXFWGVGLHYVYTHSLQFALTAVVLSVLLSVYLHAHSLKAPRNELSPASSGNAVYDFFIGSELNPRMGAFDLKYFCELCPGLIGWVVVNLVILLAEMKVQERDAPXLAMVSVNSFQLLFVVDALWNEDALLTTMDMVHDGFGFMLAFGDLVWVPFTYSLQAFYLVSHKESELG; encoded by the exons ATGCCAAGTAGGAAGTTTGCCGAGGGTGAAGTGGTCAGAGGTCGATGGCCTGGGAGCTCCCTTTATTATGAAGTAGAAATTCTGAACCATGACAGCAAATCCCAGCTGGACACTGTAAAATACAAAGATGGAACTGAGCTGGAACTGAAGGAGAGCGATGTGAAGCCTTTAAAATCCTTTAAGCAAAGGAAAAGTGGTTCAACTTCCAGCTCTCCTTCAAGATGCCGTGGCAGCGGCTCAAGGTCACGCTCCCGGTGCCCTGGCAGGGCACCAAAAGGTTCCAGAagaactgcctctgcctcccaccaggCTGACATTAAGgaaaaggaagcagggagggaaatTCTGCAAGTTAAACTGACTCCGCTTGTATTGAAGCCATTTGGAAAAAGCATCCATGTATACAATGGGGAGCCCGAACATATGGAGAGGAATGACATATCACATAAGAACAAGCAGGAAAGAATTATTTTGTCACCAGAAGGCAGTTACATAGCTACACAGTACAGCCTTGGTCCAAGAAGAGAAGAGGCCAAAGTCAAGGAAGTCGAGTCCAAGGAACAAAAGCTTGTTACCAGAGGACCCGCACCTTTGGAGACCTTTCAAGTGACCACTCCACAGAGGAAGGACTTGGAGTTTGGAGGTGTACCTGGCGCGTTCCTCATCATGCCTGGCCTGCCTGctgtcctcttcctgctgctgctgctgcagcgcAGACAGAAGGACTCCAGCCTACTGAcgttccctcctcctctgccagctTTGGACGAACTCTGGGAAACCAGAGTGTGCGGCATCTACCTGCTCTGGTTTTTTGTTCAGGCTCTCTTTTACCTTCTGCCGATTGGGAAGGCTATAGCAGGAACACCTCTTGTTGATGGAAGAAGACTCAAGTATAGACTAAATGGATTCTATGC CTTCTGGGGAGTGGGGCTGCACTATGTGTACACTCACTCCCTTCAGTTTGCACTCACAGCCGTCGTCCTCTCGGTGCTCTTGAGTGTCTACCTCCACGCCCACTCTTTGAAGGCCCCGAGGAATGAGCTGTCCCCGGCCAGTTCTGGAAATGCTGTCTATGATTTCTTCATTGGCAGTGAATTAAATCCTCGAATGGGTGCTTTTGATCTCAAATACTTTTGTGAATTGTGTCCTGGATTGATTGGATGGGTTGTGGTGAACTTGGTGATTCTTTTGGCTGAAATGAAAGTACAAGAACGTGATGCCC TCCTTGCAATGGTCTCGGTTAACAGTTTCCAGCTCTTGTTTGTGGTGGATGCCCTCTGGAATGAGGATGCGTTGCTGACTACCATGGACATGGTCCATGATGGCTTTGGCTTCATGTTGGCCTTTGGGGATTTAGTGTGGGTCCCATTCACCTACAGCCTTCAGGCCTTTTACCTGGTCAGCCATAAAGAGTCTGAGCTAGGGTAG